The DNA sequence CGGCTGTTTGGTCGGTGGATAAATCCAGTGCCATCTGCAGAAACCCGCCGTTATTCTCGAGGCTAACCCGGCCGCGCATGCGCAGTGCCAAACGGTTGGAGATGGTTTCACGAGTCAGGGAGCCTTCCGACAGCCCACCCATCACACCGTCGGTTACCAACCGCCACCGGCATGCATTGCTGTCGGCGGGGAGGTCTGATTCAAGGCTGTCAAAAATAACGGAGGAGGCCATGACTATTATCGATCCTTTTTACTCGTTTGAGGTGCCGGTTTGGGAACAGCCATGAAGACCAGATAAACCAATGCCAGAACGACTGTTGCGGCAGAAAAAATTGCTAGGCGGCGATAGGTTGGGCGATCCGGAAAACGGTGGCAGGTCACTGTGTAGCGCCCAGCGATTGTCTCTTTAAGCCATTTGGCCGAGAGTGGTCTGGCGTTGGAAAATCTCGGAATCGGGTCTTGAGGAGAGCTGTTTGCGGCGGCTGTGATAATGGTTTGCGGTAAATCGATGCCGTAATTGACGGCAATGTTGATGCCGGCCAAAAAAAGCGTTTCCTTCTTGTCGGCAATTGCAAGTGCGTGTGCTTCCTGCCAATCCTGTGCCGTGAGGTTATTTGACATCTGTGCCAGGTCGACAAGCCAGTTCAGGTTGTCCTCGAAGTCGCCCATGACCGCATGCAGGACCACCATGAATAGCTCAATGGGTCTGGCAGGTTTTAACAACCCGGTTGCCGTTGATTGCACTGGTTGGGCCCAGGCCAGTTGCGTAAGCCGGTTGGATGTATAGCTACCCAGGCGACGGTGCAGATCGAGCTTCACGTCACTCTGGGGGTGAATAAGTTGAGTGCCGTGGTTCGGGTCCAGGCCAAAAAAGCGATGAACGGCGCCCTTCCTTTCCAAATCGGCATACTCATGCGCCCAACCATTCTTCAGTAGCAACTTCAGCGCGCGGGCATGGTGTTTGGGTGCCACCAAAAGATCCATATCGGCCATCGACCGCAGGGTCCGCTGGGGGTAGTAGTCAGCCAGGCCGACCCCTTTCAAAGCCATGACAGGTATATCCTGCTGGGCAAACAGGCTGACTACTTTTCTTAACTGATGGGTGCGATGTTGATAGGCTATCCACCAGTATTGATAAAGTATTTTGAGACGAGCCTGATGGATTGACGACAAACCAAAGCGCTGTGTCTGATGATGGATCAGCGGCGACAGGCGCATAATACCGAAACTCATGGTATCGATGACGATCATCCGATCCCAGGCATCCAGTAGCTCGCCTGCAGTGGTGGCATCCTCGGCCAGACAGAGCTTTAGTGAAAGCTCTTCAATAGATAGCGTTGTCAGCATGGTGTGAACTTTATGGTCTGATCGGCAATGTCATCGAATTCGTCAAGGTGACTGATGATAATGATGATTTTGTCATCTTTTAACTGCGCGATAGTACGCTTTAGTAAATTGATGGATGTGCGATCGAGGTGATTGGTGGGCTCATCGAGAACCAGCAGCGTATGGTTCGTGTAGAGCTCACGAAGTAGTGCAATTCGCCGGGCTTCTCCCCCCGATAACGCACCGCCACATTCGCCAACCTGATAGTTTTCCGGGTCCTTCTGCACCGGTAACAACTGCCGTTTCAGTTCGGGGTCGCCGTCACTCCATTGCTGTTCTGCTGCAGGGTGGCCGAATAGTACATTGTCTTTGATCGTGCCGCCAAACAGGGTCACATGTTGATCAATCAAGGCTGTTTGATGTCGCCACAGGGATAGTTCCGGCCAGGGTGTTGGCGTACCGTTAATACACAGCTCACCGGCACTGGGCGTTAAATGGCCCAGCAGAATACGGGCCATGGTGGATTTCCCCGCGCCATTTTCACCTTTCCACAGATAAATATTGCCCTGCTCGAGGCTGAGCGATTTGTTTTCGATGACTGGCTTATCGGGATAGCTGAAGCAAACGTTGCTCAGGACAATCGACTTTAGCGATTCTGTGCCACAAGAATGGGCGTTTTCACTCTCGCGGCCTGACTTGGTGGGTTTTAGTTCGGAGGGCAACCTGAAAAACCTGTCGAGGGTTATAGCTGCCTCTTGCGCATCCATAAAGCTGAAAAGTGCGGTGCTGAGCGGTTGTATATGGCTTTGGATAATACTCAGCAGGAACAGTACAAGCACAAACTCCTGAGCGCTGAGCTCACCACTTTGTATGAGATAAACGCCAAGAAAAAGGGTGGCTACGCGGAGTACGTTGCCGGACCAGTTAAGCCATGACTTCCAGAATAACTGCTCTCGCAGCATACGAGTGTTATCGGAGAGAAACTCGCGGGTATGATCGTGGTGCTGTGCGGCAGTATCGGCTACCCCGCGACCCATTTTGAATAATTCAAACTTGTCCAGCAGGGCGACTGCCCAACCATGTTGCCGGCGCCAGGCCGCCTGAAAGGCGACCAGTAGCGGCCGTGTTTTCTGTTTGGTGGTAATGCCCAGCAGCGCAATCAGGCCCATGCCGACCAGACAAAATATCACCATGGTTGTACTGAGCCACGCGATAAAGCCCAGCATCGCAAGCACAATAATTGTACTGATCAGCACCGAGTCCAGCAGTTTGCTGATTCCCTGGCGAATACGCCAAAAGTCGGACATCAACAGATCGTACAAATACGCGCGTTTGGATTGTTTAAAGGCCAGCCACTGCAAACCGGCCAGTTGACGATAGAGTTTGTCGCTCAGCCTGAGGCAGGCGGCATCAATGATCGCGAAGTTATAAAACGCCTGGCGCCACGCCAGCCACTGCGCGAGCGAAAACACAACGACAATGCCGACAATTTCAATAAAAAATGGGCCATCGAAGGCTGTTGGCAGCGGCTGGATGGCACGATAGATCAACAGGGGCCAGCCAATGGACAAGCCCGTCTGGAGCAGGCCCAACAACAGGCTGCGGTAGAGTTGCCCGTTGGGAATGGCGCGCAACACAGACAACGGTGTAAAGCGAAATGAGTCAGTCATTACCGGAAATTTGTCTCTTGCTGTTCAGGTGTAGCCTGATCACCTTCAGGTAGTCAACGGCAGAGACACCATTGGTCATGTTGTTGTCGTGGATACGTCGAAAAGCCAGCACATCGGGAAGGACGACATGTTTAACGTTGTGAGTTTTACAGCGGTTAAACCATTCGATGAAATCACCCATTTCTAAAGCGTCATTAAACCCCCCGACACGATCAAAAAGGCTGCGCCGGCACAGCATCGAGGTTTTGTTGAAGCCATCCAGTGGCTCAGGACGTGCACGGTACTTTGTATTAACCGCCGATTCGTCATCAAACTCTTTTAATTTTGTGAAGCAGATGTCGAGCGACTGGTCGGCAGTCAGGGCAGAGAGCTGAGCTTGTAGCTTGTTGGTCGCCCACAGGTCGTCACAATCGAGAAAGGCGATCCAGTCGGCGCTGGTGTGCTCCAGGGCTGTATTGAGTGTGGCGCTCACGCCGGAATGTGGACGATCGACAAAAACAAGGTTGGGCAACTGCCCGGCGAGCGCCAGAATTTTCTCCCGGCTGCCGTCGGTTGAACCATCGTTGACAACGATAATGTGAACATTCTGGTGAGTCTGTTTGCGGGCACTGTCGATGGCTTCGCATACAAACCGCTCGCCATTGTAAACCGGAATAATAATATCGATTAATGGGGCGTTAGCGTTGTTGTCGCCTGTATCAGTCATCGCACCAGTGCCCCTTTCTTGCGCTGCGATTGGCGACGAAGAATCTCGAACAGGCCCGCACGCATTTTGTCGCTGGCGTAGGTGCCGTTATTCTGGTGCCACCATTTTCTCAATAGGGGACGTTCAATATTGGCCTCCTCAAATCCGGCATTGCGTAAATTGACGATCAGCTCGGTATCATCGCCAGCCACCAGACTGGAATCGAACCCGCCGAGGCTGGCAAGAACATGGCTGCGGAGCATCAGTGCACTGGGTACAAATGACCGGTGCTCATCGGTGGGGAGGCGTAACAGGTGTCGGGGCAATACAAGTTCTTCCTGGGCATGTAAAGTCTGATTACAGGTAACCCAGCCGACATAGGGGTGGGCATTTAAATACGCCACCTGTGCGCTGGTTTTGTCTGCTTCCCATTCATCATCCTGATCAAGGAAGGCGAGGTATTTACCCGACGCCAGTCCTGTACCTGTGTTGCGGGCCGCTGCCACGCCCCGGTTGGGCGTTGTTACCAGGGTGGCAGTTGGATAGTGCTCAGAAACCAACTGGCGGCCGGCGCCATCATCACTGGAACCATCGTCCACGACGATGAGTTCAATCGATTCATAGGTTTGCTGTTTTACGGTGTCGAGTGTGCGAACAATCGTTTCGGCACCGTTATACAGCGGGATAATGACGCTGACCAGCGGGCGATAAAACCGCCTGAAGTCGTTTATTTGGGGTAGGGGTCTACTCTGTTTCGTCTCTCGTCTTCTGCGCAGCGAATGGCGTAACACGTTCAGGAGATCGAGCTCCTGTGGTGTTTTCTCCACCGACATGTTGTTGCCATGAACATGGTAAATCAGTGTCGCCTCCTCCAGTAACACGATTCCCTGTCGCTGTTCTCTCAGTAGCAGCCACCAATTTACATCTTCGCTATAGCGCAGATTCTCATCAAACGTCATACCGCTATCAAATACCTGTCGCTTGACGAGAATGCCACCCAGATGCACATGGGTAATCTCCTGTGTCTCCGGGTCAAAGAGCATGTTTGGCATGGGGGTGCCGTTGGCGGCGACATAGCGGACTTTGCCGCCAGCGACGCTGGTGTCAGGGTCATCCAGGTGTGGTAGCAGCAACGTCAGTTTGTTCTCGGGCCATTCATCGTCGCCGTCGATAAAACTGATCAGCTCACCACTGGCGTGTTTGAGGCCCGTATTGCGGGCAGCCGCCGGGCCACGGTTTTCCTCATGATTGAGCAAAATCACCTGTGGATACTGACCTTTTATCTGTGCCAGTAGCTCACAGCACCGGGTATTCGAACCATCGTTGATGAGTATTATTTCAACAGGGAGTTGCCCATTGCTGATTTCAGCCTGTTGCAGCACCGAGTTGATCGCCCGGTGTAACTCTTCGCCATTATTGTAAACAGGGGTGATGACGCTAAGCATTTTTTCTTCCTTCATCGCTCGTCACACGTCCAAAAGACTCGGTTAGCAGGTGTTTATCCGATCCTAAAAGCCATTGATAGCAGGGGGCCGCATTAACGACCGTGGAGATTTTGCTGAAGGCTTCGGCACGGTGGTGTGGCAAATGGTGCAAAGTGGTGGGTGCGATGCTCATCAGTGCTTGGGCTGCCGAGACGGCTGATACGGTCGATTGAGCGACACTGGGCGAGGCAATACGCGGCACCAGTATGCCGACCAGATCTGCACTTTTTAACAGCCTGTCAGGGTAGTGTTCGCCAATATGCAGGATCGCTTTCTGGTCCCGATAACTCCGGGGGTTTCGCAGCTGACTGTGCAAAGCAGTGAATCGCTCATCAAAATTATCATGATTGATTTTCGCGGATTGATACAGGCTGTGTACCTTAAAGGGCGGTTTTGTGCGCAGGATGACATAGTCATCACCCAGGTAATAGCGGCCACTGAGCAGGAGTTGCAGACAGCTGGTGGATTTTCCCGAGCCACTCGGGCCGGGAATAAGCCAGCCATGCTTTCCATCTTCAGAGATGGCACCGGCGTGCATCAGCTGCAGGTCCTGATCGCGACTCCACCAGTGAAAAATAATACGGAATGAGAATGTCATCTCCCACCAGGGCACCTCCTCCGGATTGATGACCCAGTACAGGCCAATGCGTCTGAGCCGCGAGTACAGAAAAACCTGTCTTAGCCAGGGTTGGTAAAAAATCTGCACATCATGCTGGTCAATGGTGGCGGCGTAGCCCTGACCGTTAAATAAATCCATTGGCGGGGCTTTCAGCGGGGAGGTTGTGCCGCTGCTGTCGGCATAGAGAATGGTGAGATCGGCATCCGACTCGGACTCGCTGGCGAGGTGCGCGAGCGCGGGGAGAAACTGAGCCCGCAGTATCGGGGAGTGAGTTGCCAGATCAACAATGTGGCCACCCAGGTCAATCCTGTCCCGATAGCACAGGGACTCCCTGTCCAGAAGTGCCAGCGCTTCCTCAAAATAATCACCGAGCTTGAACATCGTCGCGGGTAGGGGCTCAGTTACGTGGCTTATTCTCTGAGCTCCCAGCCGTCTTCATCCACATCGTGTATCGGGTCAAGTAGCAGCAGGTCCTGCATATCAGCGTAGCGGTTGAGCTCTGAGCGTTTGTACTCTTTCGCCGCCGTTGCGGTGCCCAGCGCTGCATTACTGGATACTCTGTCAACCACCAGCTGTTCATTGATCAACTCTTGCCAAATACTCGAGAGTTCAGCAATAGCCGTTGCGCGCTGCTCGCCCAACGACGCGCAAATCGTTGCGATGGCGGCGTCAGGGTCAGCACACGGCAAAGCCTGGATCAGGCCAGCAGCAATGCCCTGAACACTGTAATAAAGCCCACTATCCAGATTTGCGATGATACATTCGTCTTCAAAAACTTCTGCTGCAACTTGTTGATTCAAAGTGAAATGGTGCATGGTTTATGAGTATTCCGTTATAGATATCCGCTATTGGCCCGAGTTTACACGCAAAGCCCGAAGTTGACGACCTGGGTAACTGGACAAGCGGAGCAGAAAAAGGGGCAGTAAAGGAGCAGTAAAGGGGGGCAGTAAAGGAGGTCAGTCAAGGCGTTAGCAAAAGAGTAAGAGTGCAGTGAAAACTGAGAGTCATACCCTTTTACACTGATACTGTCGGTCGACTGCCAGGTGGGTCAAAAACTACTCAACATGGTCTGCCGACAGCATCTCCGGATGTGTCTTGCCATGAAAAAACATATAACATTCAATCCAGTGAAGGTACGATTGAACAGCGCGGCGACTGTAGCGCCCGACCAGCATCTACTCGTTAATCGACTCAGGGAACGGTGACACAGCCATGATCGAACGCCCTTTCAAACAGATTCTTGATATAAACAGTCTTTCGCTTTTTCAGAAAAATCAGTGGTCATCCGTACACTACAGGCCAGCATATTTGAACGCCTGTCCGGACAATAAAATAAACAGAAAAAATAACAATTGGTTAGAGATGGCATGATTGCCACTCTAATATATTACAGTGGCCGCCTTTTGATAATTATTATGAGGCCGAAGGCCTCATTAACAGACTGTTAAATGTCTATGATCGATCACGATAAATGCCGGGCCTTGGTCAAGCAGTTCTACGCCACGGTCAACGAATTGGAGGCCATGTTCCCAGGTAGGCACTTCACCCCGGATGGCCATATGGTTGGCAGTTTAGGTGAATGCCTTGTGGCTGATGCATACAATCTCGATCTCAAGACAGCGTCCAACAAAGGCTATGACGCTATCACCCAATGCGGCTTGGAAGTTGAGATCAAGGCTACGCAATCTAACTCTGTTGCATTCCGGAGTCAGCCGCAGCATACGATTATCATCAAGCTCATGCCTGACGGTACATTCGAGGAAATTTACAACGGGCCAGGAGTCCTTGTTTGGGAACAGTTCAAAGGGAAGCGGCTACCGAGTAATGGCCAGTTTCAAATTTCTCTCAACAAACTCCGGCAATTAAACCAAAGTGTGGCTCAGGCAGACCGTGTACCTAGAGCCATTTAACAAGGCGCATCAGTACGTGGCCTCCGGCCACCGGACGGCTTCAGCCGCCGCTGTACTTGGCGTTAGGAATCAAAGGAGTCTGATATGGCATCATTTTTTGCATGGGCTGTACTTGCTGGTATTTGTTCTTTTATACACCTTTTGATCAAATTAAATGATGAGAAATACAAATACTATCCCACCCCTAAGACAAGTGTGTCTGATTTCTTTTCTACTTGGTTAATTCTGTTTATTGGCTGGGTTGTTTTTTTGTTATTTCTTTCATTATTTGGTGGGGGAAGTGGTGGTGATTGGGACTCACGCGGTTTCCATCCAGGTTAATTGGAAAATATTTTATAAAAATGAGCCTAAAGATGCATGAAGATCACCCAAAAATCAGGAGACACATAGTTATAGTTTCTGCGGTGGTTCTACTGTTATTTGCGACAGGTGATGTGTCCTACACATTGCCTCAAATTAACATTACGCTACAAGGTGAAATCTTGTGGCCTATTCTTGCCTTGGCCCAGTTTTACACTGTAGTAAAAGGTTACTTAACTGCTGCAATAAACGGCGTTGTGATGCCTTGGAATATTCCGCGTAAAGGACCTTGGGGCGATAAATCTGTATGGAATTTACCCGAATATTGGTATGTATTTTTCAACCAAGCGATTCCAATTGCTGCTTATATATTAAGCTTTGTTATCATTTTTATTCAGTTATTTAGGGCCTATGCATAATTTCACTGATAAAGGGGTCGGTGACAACTAAGAACCATTCCCATTTAATTTTCACCGGTCTTCTGTGCTTTACATGACCCGGTCTCCTTCCCAAGGCATTGGCACAGTCCAAAAATGAAAAAGGCCTGCGATTGGCTGCAGGCCTTTAAAATCGTGGTGCCCAGAGGCGGAATCGAACCACCGACACGAGGATTTTCAATTTGATTGATAGTTTAAATTAACCATTAAAAATCAGTTATTTACGGCGTATTGTCTTTTATTGGATGTTTCTCTTTGTGCTTCGTTATGCTTTGACATGCGCTCAGTTTAGGAGCTGACATTTTTATAATATAGCCAAAGTGATGTGTTAATCTTTAATCTGTAGTTATGGGTTAGTTAACATTCATTGATTAATAGAACTAAGGAACAGTGTCATGGCTAAAGGTAAATTTGAGATTTATAAGGATAAAGCTGGTGAGTTTCGTTTTCGTCTTAAAGCCTCTAATGGTGAAAATATTGGTGCTTCAGAAGGTTATAAGGCCAAGTCTGGGGCTGAAAATGGAATTGAGTCAGTCAGGAAGAACTCGAGTACTAAAGAAAGTTATGATGTCTTTGAAGGTAATAACGGAAAATGGTATTTCAATCTAAAGGCTGCTAATCACCAGGTCATCCTTAGTAGTCAAGGTTACTCTTCGAAACAGGGGGCTGAAGGCGGCTGTGATTCTGTTGCTAGGAACGCTCCGGATGCTACTGTTGACGACCAAACATAACTTTAGTTGGATACCTACGCTCAAGACCCTGTATTGCAGGGTCTTTTTATTTAAGGCTTTTAAAAAGTAGTGCCTAGAGGCAGTTAGCTTAGGTTGAGGTCTAGAATGGCTGGGTCTAAAAAGGAAATCTCAAGAATGCTGCGGATAGCCCGGATTAGTTGGGTCACCATTACTATGTCGCTATTGGCGGGAAATGCTATGGCCGTTGAGGAAGCGAAATACAACGTACTTCGTGAAGAAGAGGAGTTCGAACTTCGGGAGTACGAGTCCCATATTCGCGCTGAGACCACGGTAGATGGAAAGTTTGAAGATGCTGGTAACGAAGCATTCGGCCGCCTGTTTAAGTACATTTCCGGCAACAACAAACAGCAAAATGAAGTGGCGATGACATCGCCTGTTGGACAAGAGCCATTGAATCAGAAGATTGAGATGACTTCGCCTGTAGGCCAGCAGAAACAGGATGGAAAATGGGTTGTCAGCTTCATGATGCCAGCGTCATTTACGCTAGAAACAACTCCTGAGCCAAAGGATCCAAACGTGTCTATTCGCGAGGTTCAGGTACGTCTCATTGCTGCGGTACGTTATTCGGGCTTTTGGAGCGAAAAAAATTACCGTCGCAACTTGATAAAATTACAGGATTGGATAGCGAGCAATCGCTTGACTCCGGTAGGCGAACCCATTTGGGCACGGTACAACCCACCGTTCACTCCTTGGTTTCTTCGTCGCAATGAAATTCTAGTCCCGGTTGCTTCTCCATAATCTGGCTAATGAGCATGGTGCAGTTAACGCCCAACAAGTCGTTGCAGGGCACAATTTTGGCACAGTCCGAAAATGAAAAAGGCCTGCGATTGGCTGCAGGCCTTTAAATTCGTGGTGCCCAGAGGCGGAATCGAACAGCCGACCGAGGATTTTCAATTTGATTGGAAGTTTAAATTAACCATTATTAATCAGTCGGTTACGGCGCATTGCCTTTTTTTGAATGTTTGTGGTTGTACTTCATTATGCTTTGACATGCTCTCAGTTTAGGCATGGTCATCTCTTTTTCAGGAGCCACAGGCTTTATAACATCGTTTGCATCATGCTAACCCATTGATTTATATACCTGATAGATTATATTCAATGGGCCAAAGGATTTGTCTTTCAACACGGGAGGTGGCTTGTTTTATCCTCAACGGAAACCCCATAAAAACACACCAAACCCTTGTGGCTAAAAGCTTACAGCCAAGTCGCGGTATTCAATGTTTCTGTGTTATAAGGCCAAAGTGTTATAAAGCCATGGGCTTTTGAGTTTACTGTTAAGCGCAATCAGTACCCGCAAACAACTAAAGTAGGTTTACACTTAAAAGAAAGAGATATATGGACAATTTTGAAGTTGAATTGAATGAAGATGGTAAAATTATCGATTTTTTGGATGGGGCTCCTTTAATTCCTGGACCCGAAGAATTCGTAAGGCAAAAGTATCTCAGAATTTTACATTTTGAATATCAATACCCAAAAAATGTCTTGGCTAAAGAAATTCCAATCTACTACGGCCACTCCGAGTTAAAAGACAAAAATGGTAATCCTGTTAGAGCGGATATAGTTGTTTATCGCTCAGCAAAAGCTAAAAAGGAAAAAAATCAAGGTGCCATTTCAATGCTTGTGGAATGCAAGGCTCCTACTCTTGAAACAGGATATAACCAACTTGTCTCCTACATCTACAATACAAGTGCGGAAGGTGGAGTTTGGTATAACGGTGATGCGCCCCTGTATTTTAGACGACTCACGGCACCTAACAATGACCTAATAGATTGGACGGGCATTCCACGGCCAGATGAGGCTTGGGACGCGCTAGGCCAACGAAGAAAAGAAGACCTGAAACGACCCAAAGATATAAAGGGATTGTTAAGGCAGTGCCATAATAAGCTTCATGGTCGGGGCGTTGATGGCGACGAAGACGATTTAACCATGGACATGGTTAGAATCATATTGGCAAAAGCCATGGATGAAGAAAAATCGGGTGAGTTGTGTGAGTTTTATTGTACTCCTGAAGAGTATAGCTCAACAGTAGGGCAATCAACTGTAGCTACCCGTATACATTCTCTCTTTGGAGACGTAGTGGCGGAGAACAGGGATGTTTTTTCAGAGCATGAAAAAATATCCGTTGGGCCAAGGGCAATATGTGATGTGGTAGTTGAACTGCAGAGATATAGATTGCTCAGTGACCTTCATGAGTCTGATGACTGGGATATTATGGGTCATGCGTATGAACAATATACTTCAACATACTTAAAAAGGAAGCGTGGTCAATTTTTTACCAATCGGTTAGTAGTGGATTTTCTCTCTGAAGTTCTAGACCCAGACTACCAAGATATTATTCTTGACCCTGCAGGCGGGTCTGGTGGATTTCTTACGGGTGCAATGAGGCATGTAAGGAAAAAGATCTTATCTTCTAAAGGGACCAATATTTCTAAACAAAGACAGCTCGACAAGCACCGAACAAACTTGTTTATGGTTGAAATAAGCAAACGCTTAGTAAAAATTGCAAAAACGGCGATGATTCTCAATGGGGATGGTCACACCGGCATGACCCAAGGTGATTCATTAGGTCCCATAGATTCACTCAATGAGAGAGTTGCAGCGCGTTGCGGAATTGGCGCGCCAAAGATTATTTTAACTAATCCGCCCTTCGCTGGTGTTGGAGAGGGCCGAATTACCGACCCGGACGTCCTGGATAATTTTTCTAGCGGTATTAGGTGGTCAACTAGAAGCGGTGAATATATACCCACAGGTGAGCGAAATACTGAGGGCGTCCCGCCCGAAATGTTGTTCTTTGAGCGTTGTTTGCGCTGGGTGGCTCCGGGCGGAAGAATCGGCATCGTAATGCCTAAAAGCTTTCTGGATACTAGGACTTATTATCCAGTTAGACGCCTTCTGCTGGATGAGTACCGGCTGGTTGGCGTTGTAAATTGTCACAAGGATACCTTTCAACCACATACCGGTGTTAGAACTTGCCTTGTGATTGTAGAGAGGCCACTTAAAGTTGAAGACTTGCCTCAGGATTATCCTGTGTTCATGGCAATCTCCAAGAAGGTTGGGCAGGACAGTGAAGGGTTCCCAATTTTCAGAAGAGATAAAAATAACAATCTCACCGATGAAATTGACCACGATCTGAATGAAATTTTACGCGACTATCATGAATTCAAAATAGGTAAATTGAGAGAGTCCGAATATAGATTCTCAATTAGAAAGTTAGAAATAGATGAGCTTTTAAGGGTAAATCCACAAGTTTATTTGCCAAACCTGAATGAAACTATCCGTCAGATTGAATCAATAGATGGTTTAGAAGGCTGGTCAGTGACAACCATTGGTCAACTACATGCTGACATTAGAATATTTAAAGGACCAAGATTAAAAAGTGAGAATCTGATTGTAGAAGAGGCCGCTGATGGTGTTGAGCCTTACTATACGCCATCCGCTGTCCTTCAAGAAAAATCGGATAGCGCGAAGCTTCTTAATATAAATTATGCGTCTGAAAAACAACTAGCAACAATCAATGCCGTAAGAGTATTTCGCGGTGATATTGTAGTTACCCGATCAGGAACGATCGGTAGAGTTGCGTTTATCACAAAGAGATTAAATGGCGCGATTGTTTCGGATGATCTGATAAGGATTAGGATTAAGGACGAAAGCCTTAAATATTATGTTTATCAATTCTTGCAAACTGATAAGGCTCTGAATCAAATGCTTAGAAATGAGTACGGAGCCGTACAGCAGCATCTAGAGCCAAATCATGTTGCTGATATACTAATACCAGTACCCGACGATATGAAAGTTCTTGATAAGGTTGTCGATCTTACGAAAGAACAAATAAGACTAAAAGAAGAGTTGGAAGCTGGAAATAAAAACCTTGATGCTGAAAGTGCCGATCTTTTATCCAGTCTAATAGAGCTTGGCGCTGAGAAAAACGCTTAACAAATGGCTGTTGCCGGACGTGCCTACGCTGCGCTCCGGCACGCCGCAAAGCCAGGCGTTATGTTGAAAGGCAATTATGGCACTTGACCTCGACAAACTAATAAAGGCGCACCAATTTAGGCTTGAGACAAAAAGCTTAGGGGAGTTGCTATGCCACAACTTCTCTCTTTCAGCAATGAGTGAAGCCGGAAAGTGGCTAGTCGACAATGAAAACAAAGACTCTGTTGAATTTGCCAGATATCTTACAACCCTTCTATGCCAGCCAGTTGAAAAGGAGGAAGAGAAGGGCTATCGGATTAACAAAGATCAAGCCGAGTTGCTTACTCAGAGCGAACTCGAAGATTTTTCTAGGCTATTCATTGATAAAAACAAATATCTTTTAGAAGACCAGGATAAGCAGGAAACAATACGGGAAAAAGACGATGACGGTAAAGTTGTCGTCTTTTTCAAGAATCACATCGCGGATGAACTTCTCAAAAATAATGATGAGTCGGAAACAGATTACCTTCTTCGGGTGGTTGATATATATATCAAGCAATCTAATAAAAGAACAAAGAAACTATTTGAAAGTGCCACTAAAGGTCTTTTTTCAAGCACCACTCTAGGCCTTTTAGAGGAAAACCAACGAATATCAAATAGCTTGGGAAGTTCTCTTATTCACCACGAACCTTTCAAGCTTCCTGAAATACCCGAAAATCCGGTTTTTGAAACCAACCGTCAATTAGCTTCTTTTGGCAAAGAGCTG is a window from the Porticoccus hydrocarbonoclasticus MCTG13d genome containing:
- a CDS encoding glycosyltransferase family 2 protein, translated to MTDTGDNNANAPLIDIIIPVYNGERFVCEAIDSARKQTHQNVHIIVVNDGSTDGSREKILALAGQLPNLVFVDRPHSGVSATLNTALEHTSADWIAFLDCDDLWATNKLQAQLSALTADQSLDICFTKLKEFDDESAVNTKYRARPEPLDGFNKTSMLCRRSLFDRVGGFNDALEMGDFIEWFNRCKTHNVKHVVLPDVLAFRRIHDNNMTNGVSAVDYLKVIRLHLNSKRQISGND
- a CDS encoding nucleotidyltransferase family protein, which gives rise to MLTTLSIEELSLKLCLAEDATTAGELLDAWDRMIVIDTMSFGIMRLSPLIHHQTQRFGLSSIHQARLKILYQYWWIAYQHRTHQLRKVVSLFAQQDIPVMALKGVGLADYYPQRTLRSMADMDLLVAPKHHARALKLLLKNGWAHEYADLERKGAVHRFFGLDPNHGTQLIHPQSDVKLDLHRRLGSYTSNRLTQLAWAQPVQSTATGLLKPARPIELFMVVLHAVMGDFEDNLNWLVDLAQMSNNLTAQDWQEAHALAIADKKETLFLAGINIAVNYGIDLPQTIITAAANSSPQDPIPRFSNARPLSAKWLKETIAGRYTVTCHRFPDRPTYRRLAIFSAATVVLALVYLVFMAVPKPAPQTSKKDR
- a CDS encoding phage integrase N-terminal SAM-like domain-containing protein; this translates as MLVGRYSRRAVQSYLHWIECYMFFHGKTHPEMLSADHVE
- a CDS encoding DUF6998 domain-containing protein, which encodes MSMIDHDKCRALVKQFYATVNELEAMFPGRHFTPDGHMVGSLGECLVADAYNLDLKTASNKGYDAITQCGLEVEIKATQSNSVAFRSQPQHTIIIKLMPDGTFEEIYNGPGVLVWEQFKGKRLPSNGQFQISLNKLRQLNQSVAQADRVPRAI
- a CDS encoding glycosyltransferase family 2 protein, whose product is MLSVITPVYNNGEELHRAINSVLQQAEISNGQLPVEIILINDGSNTRCCELLAQIKGQYPQVILLNHEENRGPAAARNTGLKHASGELISFIDGDDEWPENKLTLLLPHLDDPDTSVAGGKVRYVAANGTPMPNMLFDPETQEITHVHLGGILVKRQVFDSGMTFDENLRYSEDVNWWLLLREQRQGIVLLEEATLIYHVHGNNMSVEKTPQELDLLNVLRHSLRRRRETKQSRPLPQINDFRRFYRPLVSVIIPLYNGAETIVRTLDTVKQQTYESIELIVVDDGSSDDGAGRQLVSEHYPTATLVTTPNRGVAAARNTGTGLASGKYLAFLDQDDEWEADKTSAQVAYLNAHPYVGWVTCNQTLHAQEELVLPRHLLRLPTDEHRSFVPSALMLRSHVLASLGGFDSSLVAGDDTELIVNLRNAGFEEANIERPLLRKWWHQNNGTYASDKMRAGLFEILRRQSQRKKGALVR
- a CDS encoding ATP-binding cassette domain-containing protein, with amino-acid sequence MTDSFRFTPLSVLRAIPNGQLYRSLLLGLLQTGLSIGWPLLIYRAIQPLPTAFDGPFFIEIVGIVVVFSLAQWLAWRQAFYNFAIIDAACLRLSDKLYRQLAGLQWLAFKQSKRAYLYDLLMSDFWRIRQGISKLLDSVLISTIIVLAMLGFIAWLSTTMVIFCLVGMGLIALLGITTKQKTRPLLVAFQAAWRRQHGWAVALLDKFELFKMGRGVADTAAQHHDHTREFLSDNTRMLREQLFWKSWLNWSGNVLRVATLFLGVYLIQSGELSAQEFVLVLFLLSIIQSHIQPLSTALFSFMDAQEAAITLDRFFRLPSELKPTKSGRESENAHSCGTESLKSIVLSNVCFSYPDKPVIENKSLSLEQGNIYLWKGENGAGKSTMARILLGHLTPSAGELCINGTPTPWPELSLWRHQTALIDQHVTLFGGTIKDNVLFGHPAAEQQWSDGDPELKRQLLPVQKDPENYQVGECGGALSGGEARRIALLRELYTNHTLLVLDEPTNHLDRTSINLLKRTIAQLKDDKIIIIISHLDEFDDIADQTIKFTPC